In one Nomascus leucogenys isolate Asia chromosome 13, Asia_NLE_v1, whole genome shotgun sequence genomic region, the following are encoded:
- the SRC gene encoding proto-oncogene tyrosine-protein kinase Src isoform X3: MGSNKSKPKDASQRRRSLEPTENVHGAGGGAFPASQTPSKPASAEGHRGPGAAFAPAAAEPKLFGGFNSSDTVTSPQRAGPLAGGVTTFVALYDYESRTETDLSFKKGERLQIVNNTEGDWWLAHSLSTGQTGYIPSNYVAPSDSIQAEEWYFGKITRRESERLLLNAENPRGTFLVRESETTKGAYCLSVSDFDNAKGLNVKHYKIRKLDSGGFYITSRTQFNSLQQLVAYYSKHADGLCHRLTTVCPTSKPQTQGLAKDAWEIPRESLRLEVKLGQGCFGEVWMGTWNGTTRVAIKTLKPGTMSPEAFLQEAQVMKKLRHEKLVQLYAVVSEEPIYIVTEYMSKGSLLDFLKGETGKYLRLPQLVDMAAQIASGMAYVERMNYVHRDLRAANILVGENLVCKVADFGLARLIEDNEYTARQGAKFPIKWTAPEAALYGRFTIKSDVWSFGILLTELTTKGRVPYPGMVNREVLDQVERGYRMPCPPECPESLHDLMCQCWRKEPEERPTFEYLQAFLEDYFTSTEPQYQPGENL; encoded by the exons ATGGGCAGCAACAAGAGCAAGCCCAAGGACGCCAGCCAGCGGCGCCGCAGTCTGGAGCCCACCGAGAACGTGCACGGCGCTGGCGGGGGCGCTTTCCCTGCCTCGCAGACCCCCAGCAAGCCAGCCTCGGCCGAAGGCCACCGCGGCCCCGGCGCGGCCTTCGCCCCCGCGGCCGCCGAGCCCAAGCTGTTCGGAGGCTTCAACTCCTCGGACACCGTCACCTCCCCGCAGAGGGCGGGCCCGCTGGCCG GTGGAGTGACCACCTTTGTGGCCCTCTATGACTATGAGTCCAGGACGGAGACAGACCTGTCCTTCAAGAAAGGCGAGCGGCTCCAGATTGTCAACAACAC AGAGGGAGACTGGTGGCTGGCCCACTCGCTCAGCACGGGACAGACAGGCTACATCCCCAGCAACTACGTGGCGCCCTCCGACTCCATCCAGGCCGAGGA GTGGTATTTTGGCAAGATCACCAGACGGGAGTCCGAGCGGTTACTGCTCAACGCGGAGAACCCGAGAGGGACCTTCCTCGTGCGAGAAAGTGAGACCACGAAAG GTGCCTACTGCCTCTCAGTGTCGGACTTCGACAACGCCAAGGGCCTCAACGTGAAGCACTACAAGATCCGCAAGCTGGACAGCGGCGGCTTCTACATCACCTCCCGCACCCAGTTCAACAGCCTGCAGCAGCTGGTGGCCTACTACTCCA aACACGCCGATGGCCTGTGCCACCGCCTTACCACCGTATGCCCCACGTCCAAGCCGCAGACGCAGGGCCTGGCCAAGGATGCCTGGGAGATCCCTCGGGAGTCGCTGCGGCTGGAGGTCAAGCTGGGCCAGGGCTGCTTTGGCGAGGTGTGGATGG GGACCTGGAATGGCACCACCAGGGTGGCCATCAAAACCCTGAAGCCTGGCACGATGTCTCCAGAGGCCTTCCTGCAGGAGGCCCAAGtcatgaagaagctgaggcatgagaagctGGTGCAGTTGTATGCTGTGGTTTCGGAGGAGCCCATTTACATCGTCACGGAGTACATGAGCAAGG GGAGTTTGCTGGACTTTCTCAAGGGGGAGACGGGCAAGTACCTGCGGCTGCCTCAGCTGGTGGACATGGCTGCTCAG ATCGCCTCGGGCATGGCGTACGTGGAGCGGATGAACTATGTCCACCGGGACCTTCGTGCAGCCAACATCCTGGTGGGAGAGAACCTGGTGTGCAAAGTGGCCGACTTCGGGCTGGCTCGGCTCATTGAAGACAATGAGTACACGGCGCGGCAAG GTGCCAAATTCCCCATCAAGTGGACGGCTCCGGAAGCTGCCCTCTATGGCCGCTTCACCATCAAGTCGGACGTGTGGTCCTTCGGGATACTGCTGACTGAGCTCACCACAAAGGGACGGGTGCCCTACCCTG GGATGGTGAACCGCGAGGTGCTGGACCAGGTGGAGCGGGGCTACCGGATGCCCTGCCCGCCGGAGTGTCCTGAGTCCCTGCACGACCTCATGTGCCAGTGCTGGCGGAAGGAGCCTGAGGAGCGGCCCACCTTTGAGTACCTGCAGGCCTTCCTGGAGGACTACTTCACGTCCACCGAGCCCCAGTACCAGCCCGGGGAGAACCTCTAG
- the SRC gene encoding proto-oncogene tyrosine-protein kinase Src isoform X2: MGSNKSKPKDASQRRRSLEPTENVHGAGGGAFPASQTPSKPASAEGHRGPGAAFAPAAAEPKLFGGFNSSDTVTSPQRAGPLAGGVTTFVALYDYESRTETDLSFKKGERLQIVNNTRKVDVREGDWWLAHSLSTGQTGYIPSNYVAPSDSIQAEEWYFGKITRRESERLLLNAENPRGTFLVRESETTKGAYCLSVSDFDNAKGLNVKHYKIRKLDSGGFYITSRTQFNSLQQLVAYYSKHADGLCHRLTTVCPTSKPQTQGLAKDAWEIPRESLRLEVKLGQGCFGEVWMGTWNGTTRVAIKTLKPGTMSPEAFLQEAQVMKKLRHEKLVQLYAVVSEEPIYIVTEYMSKGSLLDFLKGETGKYLRLPQLVDMAAQIASGMAYVERMNYVHRDLRAANILVGENLVCKVADFGLARLIEDNEYTARQGAKFPIKWTAPEAALYGRFTIKSDVWSFGILLTELTTKGRVPYPGMVNREVLDQVERGYRMPCPPECPESLHDLMCQCWRKEPEERPTFEYLQAFLEDYFTSTEPQYQPGENL, translated from the exons ATGGGCAGCAACAAGAGCAAGCCCAAGGACGCCAGCCAGCGGCGCCGCAGTCTGGAGCCCACCGAGAACGTGCACGGCGCTGGCGGGGGCGCTTTCCCTGCCTCGCAGACCCCCAGCAAGCCAGCCTCGGCCGAAGGCCACCGCGGCCCCGGCGCGGCCTTCGCCCCCGCGGCCGCCGAGCCCAAGCTGTTCGGAGGCTTCAACTCCTCGGACACCGTCACCTCCCCGCAGAGGGCGGGCCCGCTGGCCG GTGGAGTGACCACCTTTGTGGCCCTCTATGACTATGAGTCCAGGACGGAGACAGACCTGTCCTTCAAGAAAGGCGAGCGGCTCCAGATTGTCAACAACAC GAGGAAGGTGGATGTCAG AGAGGGAGACTGGTGGCTGGCCCACTCGCTCAGCACGGGACAGACAGGCTACATCCCCAGCAACTACGTGGCGCCCTCCGACTCCATCCAGGCCGAGGA GTGGTATTTTGGCAAGATCACCAGACGGGAGTCCGAGCGGTTACTGCTCAACGCGGAGAACCCGAGAGGGACCTTCCTCGTGCGAGAAAGTGAGACCACGAAAG GTGCCTACTGCCTCTCAGTGTCGGACTTCGACAACGCCAAGGGCCTCAACGTGAAGCACTACAAGATCCGCAAGCTGGACAGCGGCGGCTTCTACATCACCTCCCGCACCCAGTTCAACAGCCTGCAGCAGCTGGTGGCCTACTACTCCA aACACGCCGATGGCCTGTGCCACCGCCTTACCACCGTATGCCCCACGTCCAAGCCGCAGACGCAGGGCCTGGCCAAGGATGCCTGGGAGATCCCTCGGGAGTCGCTGCGGCTGGAGGTCAAGCTGGGCCAGGGCTGCTTTGGCGAGGTGTGGATGG GGACCTGGAATGGCACCACCAGGGTGGCCATCAAAACCCTGAAGCCTGGCACGATGTCTCCAGAGGCCTTCCTGCAGGAGGCCCAAGtcatgaagaagctgaggcatgagaagctGGTGCAGTTGTATGCTGTGGTTTCGGAGGAGCCCATTTACATCGTCACGGAGTACATGAGCAAGG GGAGTTTGCTGGACTTTCTCAAGGGGGAGACGGGCAAGTACCTGCGGCTGCCTCAGCTGGTGGACATGGCTGCTCAG ATCGCCTCGGGCATGGCGTACGTGGAGCGGATGAACTATGTCCACCGGGACCTTCGTGCAGCCAACATCCTGGTGGGAGAGAACCTGGTGTGCAAAGTGGCCGACTTCGGGCTGGCTCGGCTCATTGAAGACAATGAGTACACGGCGCGGCAAG GTGCCAAATTCCCCATCAAGTGGACGGCTCCGGAAGCTGCCCTCTATGGCCGCTTCACCATCAAGTCGGACGTGTGGTCCTTCGGGATACTGCTGACTGAGCTCACCACAAAGGGACGGGTGCCCTACCCTG GGATGGTGAACCGCGAGGTGCTGGACCAGGTGGAGCGGGGCTACCGGATGCCCTGCCCGCCGGAGTGTCCTGAGTCCCTGCACGACCTCATGTGCCAGTGCTGGCGGAAGGAGCCTGAGGAGCGGCCCACCTTTGAGTACCTGCAGGCCTTCCTGGAGGACTACTTCACGTCCACCGAGCCCCAGTACCAGCCCGGGGAGAACCTCTAG
- the SRC gene encoding proto-oncogene tyrosine-protein kinase Src isoform X1, with protein MGSNKSKPKDASQRRRSLEPTENVHGAGGGAFPASQTPSKPASAEGHRGPGAAFAPAAAEPKLFGGFNSSDTVTSPQRAGPLAGGVTTFVALYDYESRTETDLSFKKGERLQIVNNTRKVDVSQTWFTFRWLQREGDWWLAHSLSTGQTGYIPSNYVAPSDSIQAEEWYFGKITRRESERLLLNAENPRGTFLVRESETTKGAYCLSVSDFDNAKGLNVKHYKIRKLDSGGFYITSRTQFNSLQQLVAYYSKHADGLCHRLTTVCPTSKPQTQGLAKDAWEIPRESLRLEVKLGQGCFGEVWMGTWNGTTRVAIKTLKPGTMSPEAFLQEAQVMKKLRHEKLVQLYAVVSEEPIYIVTEYMSKGSLLDFLKGETGKYLRLPQLVDMAAQIASGMAYVERMNYVHRDLRAANILVGENLVCKVADFGLARLIEDNEYTARQGAKFPIKWTAPEAALYGRFTIKSDVWSFGILLTELTTKGRVPYPGMVNREVLDQVERGYRMPCPPECPESLHDLMCQCWRKEPEERPTFEYLQAFLEDYFTSTEPQYQPGENL; from the exons ATGGGCAGCAACAAGAGCAAGCCCAAGGACGCCAGCCAGCGGCGCCGCAGTCTGGAGCCCACCGAGAACGTGCACGGCGCTGGCGGGGGCGCTTTCCCTGCCTCGCAGACCCCCAGCAAGCCAGCCTCGGCCGAAGGCCACCGCGGCCCCGGCGCGGCCTTCGCCCCCGCGGCCGCCGAGCCCAAGCTGTTCGGAGGCTTCAACTCCTCGGACACCGTCACCTCCCCGCAGAGGGCGGGCCCGCTGGCCG GTGGAGTGACCACCTTTGTGGCCCTCTATGACTATGAGTCCAGGACGGAGACAGACCTGTCCTTCAAGAAAGGCGAGCGGCTCCAGATTGTCAACAACAC GAGGAAGGTGGATGTCAG CCAGACCTGGTTCACATTCAGATGGCTGCAAAG AGAGGGAGACTGGTGGCTGGCCCACTCGCTCAGCACGGGACAGACAGGCTACATCCCCAGCAACTACGTGGCGCCCTCCGACTCCATCCAGGCCGAGGA GTGGTATTTTGGCAAGATCACCAGACGGGAGTCCGAGCGGTTACTGCTCAACGCGGAGAACCCGAGAGGGACCTTCCTCGTGCGAGAAAGTGAGACCACGAAAG GTGCCTACTGCCTCTCAGTGTCGGACTTCGACAACGCCAAGGGCCTCAACGTGAAGCACTACAAGATCCGCAAGCTGGACAGCGGCGGCTTCTACATCACCTCCCGCACCCAGTTCAACAGCCTGCAGCAGCTGGTGGCCTACTACTCCA aACACGCCGATGGCCTGTGCCACCGCCTTACCACCGTATGCCCCACGTCCAAGCCGCAGACGCAGGGCCTGGCCAAGGATGCCTGGGAGATCCCTCGGGAGTCGCTGCGGCTGGAGGTCAAGCTGGGCCAGGGCTGCTTTGGCGAGGTGTGGATGG GGACCTGGAATGGCACCACCAGGGTGGCCATCAAAACCCTGAAGCCTGGCACGATGTCTCCAGAGGCCTTCCTGCAGGAGGCCCAAGtcatgaagaagctgaggcatgagaagctGGTGCAGTTGTATGCTGTGGTTTCGGAGGAGCCCATTTACATCGTCACGGAGTACATGAGCAAGG GGAGTTTGCTGGACTTTCTCAAGGGGGAGACGGGCAAGTACCTGCGGCTGCCTCAGCTGGTGGACATGGCTGCTCAG ATCGCCTCGGGCATGGCGTACGTGGAGCGGATGAACTATGTCCACCGGGACCTTCGTGCAGCCAACATCCTGGTGGGAGAGAACCTGGTGTGCAAAGTGGCCGACTTCGGGCTGGCTCGGCTCATTGAAGACAATGAGTACACGGCGCGGCAAG GTGCCAAATTCCCCATCAAGTGGACGGCTCCGGAAGCTGCCCTCTATGGCCGCTTCACCATCAAGTCGGACGTGTGGTCCTTCGGGATACTGCTGACTGAGCTCACCACAAAGGGACGGGTGCCCTACCCTG GGATGGTGAACCGCGAGGTGCTGGACCAGGTGGAGCGGGGCTACCGGATGCCCTGCCCGCCGGAGTGTCCTGAGTCCCTGCACGACCTCATGTGCCAGTGCTGGCGGAAGGAGCCTGAGGAGCGGCCCACCTTTGAGTACCTGCAGGCCTTCCTGGAGGACTACTTCACGTCCACCGAGCCCCAGTACCAGCCCGGGGAGAACCTCTAG